One stretch of Pseudomonas azotoformans DNA includes these proteins:
- the phnX gene encoding phosphonoacetaldehyde hydrolase yields the protein MNYQNPNTLQAVILDWAGTVVDFGSFAPTQIFVEAFAEFDVQVSIEEARGPMGMGKWDHIRTLCNQPQVAERYRKAFGRTPTDDDVTAIYKRFMPLQIEKIAEHSALIPGALDTIAQLRVQGIKIGSCSGYPKQVMDKVVALAATNGYIADHVVATDEVPNGRPWPAQALANVIALGIDDVAACVKVDDTVPGILEGRRAGMWTVALTCSGNALGLTYEQFRDLDAATLASERKRIEAMFAGSRPHYLIDTINDLPAVITDINARLARGQMPQSY from the coding sequence ATGAACTATCAAAACCCCAACACCCTGCAAGCCGTGATCCTCGATTGGGCCGGCACCGTGGTCGACTTCGGCTCCTTCGCCCCGACGCAGATTTTTGTCGAAGCCTTCGCCGAATTCGACGTGCAAGTTTCCATCGAAGAAGCCCGTGGCCCGATGGGCATGGGCAAGTGGGACCACATCCGCACCCTGTGCAATCAGCCGCAAGTCGCCGAGCGCTACCGCAAGGCCTTCGGTCGCACGCCCACCGACGATGACGTAACCGCCATCTACAAACGTTTCATGCCGTTGCAGATCGAGAAAATCGCCGAACACTCGGCACTGATCCCTGGCGCCCTCGACACTATCGCCCAGCTGCGGGTGCAAGGCATCAAGATCGGTTCCTGCTCCGGCTACCCCAAGCAAGTGATGGACAAGGTGGTTGCCCTGGCCGCCACCAACGGCTATATCGCCGACCACGTAGTCGCCACCGACGAAGTGCCCAACGGTCGCCCATGGCCAGCCCAGGCCCTGGCCAACGTGATTGCGCTGGGCATCGACGATGTGGCGGCCTGCGTGAAGGTCGACGACACCGTGCCGGGTATACTCGAAGGCCGCCGCGCCGGCATGTGGACCGTGGCCCTGACCTGCTCCGGCAATGCGCTGGGTTTGACCTACGAGCAGTTCCGCGACCTGGATGCGGCCACACTGGCCAGCGAGCGCAAGCGCATCGAGGCGATGTTCGCAGGCTCACGGCCGCACTACCTGATCGACACCATCAACGACCTGCCTGCGGTCATCACCGACATCAATGCGCGCCTGGCCCGTGGGCAAATGCCGCAGAGCTACTGA
- a CDS encoding cytochrome b, producing MPWKNSDTRYSTMSIALHWLMVVLLAVVYACIELRGQFPKGSGARTLIVEMHFMFGLTVFVLVWLRLFARSLGVAPKIVPAPPPWQSLLATLMHVALYALMIGMPIAGWLIVSAEGHSVMFYGMELPPLIAENKALAKQIEGWHVLFGKIGYWLIGLHALAGIAHHYILRDNTALRMMPGKRANP from the coding sequence ATGCCGTGGAAAAACTCCGATACACGCTACAGCACCATGTCGATTGCGTTGCACTGGTTGATGGTGGTGCTGCTGGCGGTGGTCTACGCCTGCATTGAGTTACGCGGCCAGTTTCCCAAAGGCAGCGGTGCGCGAACGCTGATCGTCGAGATGCACTTCATGTTCGGCCTCACCGTGTTTGTGCTGGTGTGGCTGCGCCTGTTCGCACGCAGCCTGGGGGTGGCGCCGAAGATCGTACCGGCACCGCCGCCATGGCAGAGCCTGTTGGCGACGCTGATGCACGTTGCGCTGTACGCGTTGATGATCGGCATGCCGATTGCGGGTTGGCTGATTGTGAGTGCCGAGGGGCATTCGGTGATGTTCTATGGCATGGAATTGCCGCCGTTGATCGCGGAAAACAAGGCGCTGGCCAAGCAGATTGAAGGCTGGCATGTGCTGTTCGGCAAGATCGGCTACTGGTTGATCGGGCTGCATGCGCTGGCCGGGATCGCCCACCATTACATCCTGCGGGACAACACCGCGTTGCGGATGATGCCGGGCAAGCGCGCTAACCCTTGA
- a CDS encoding 1-aminocyclopropane-1-carboxylate deaminase/D-cysteine desulfhydrase, giving the protein MGPFDWLPHAPLEPLHLDWLRGVELAVLRLDRIDPLISGNKWFKLTGHLAQAQAARGLISLGGAYSNHLHALAAAGKRFGFPTVGLLRGHPQDTPTVLDLKAFGMQLHWLGYGGYRARHEPGFWLPWREQYPHLHPVPEGGGGREGALGCAVLVEQVRAQLHSVGWADYDGWWLAAGTGTTLGGLALAEAGAHPVHGAMAVPDDHGVAQNVEAIVQGGYELLDASRGGFAKVDPELLDFIDTTQQACGVPLEPLYTGKALLALKTQIEAGRFAPGTRLVFVHTGGLQGQRGFKG; this is encoded by the coding sequence ATGGGTCCCTTCGATTGGCTTCCCCACGCACCGCTTGAGCCGCTGCACCTGGATTGGCTCAGAGGTGTCGAGCTGGCCGTGTTGCGCCTGGACCGCATCGACCCGCTGATCAGCGGCAACAAGTGGTTCAAGCTCACCGGGCACCTGGCGCAGGCGCAAGCCGCTCGCGGCCTCATCAGCCTGGGCGGGGCTTACTCCAACCATCTGCATGCATTGGCGGCCGCTGGCAAGCGCTTCGGTTTCCCCACCGTCGGCCTGCTGCGCGGGCACCCGCAAGACACCCCCACCGTTCTCGACCTGAAAGCCTTCGGCATGCAGCTGCATTGGCTGGGCTATGGCGGTTATCGCGCGCGGCATGAACCCGGTTTCTGGTTGCCGTGGCGTGAGCAGTATCCCCACCTGCACCCGGTGCCCGAGGGCGGCGGTGGTCGGGAGGGCGCCCTGGGTTGCGCGGTGCTGGTCGAGCAGGTGCGTGCACAGTTGCACAGCGTGGGCTGGGCGGACTACGACGGCTGGTGGCTGGCCGCAGGCACCGGCACCACGCTGGGCGGCCTGGCACTGGCAGAGGCGGGCGCGCACCCGGTGCACGGCGCCATGGCGGTGCCGGACGATCACGGTGTGGCGCAGAACGTCGAGGCCATCGTGCAGGGCGGCTATGAACTGCTGGACGCCAGTCGAGGTGGCTTCGCCAAAGTCGACCCCGAGTTGCTCGACTTCATCGACACCACCCAGCAGGCCTGCGGCGTACCCTTGGAGCCGCTTTACACCGGCAAGGCGTTACTGGCCTTGAAGACGCAGATCGAAGCCGGGCGTTTCGCCCCCGGCACTCGCCTGGTCTTCGTCCACACCGGCGGGCTGCAAGGCCAGCGAGGCTTCAAGGGTTAG
- a CDS encoding NADPH-dependent 2,4-dienoyl-CoA reductase, with product MTAAAYPHLLAPLDLGFTTLRNRTLMGSMHTGLEEKPGGFERMAAYFAERARGGVGLMVTGGIGPNDEGGVYAGAAKLTTEEEAQKHKIVTQAVHAAGGKICMQILHAGRYAYSPKQVAPSAIQAPINPFKPKELDEEGIEKQIQDFVTCSLLAQVAEYDGVEIMGSEGYFINQFLAAHTNHRTDRWGGSYENRMRLAVEIVRRVREAVGPNFIIIFRLSMLDLVEGGSTWEEIVQLAKAIEGAGATIINTGIGWHEARIPTIATKVPRGAFSKVTAKLRGAVQIPLITTNRINTPEIAEQILAEGDADMVSMARPFLADPEFVNKAAAGRADEINTCIGCNQACLDHTFGGKLTTCLVNPRACYETELNYLPVKQIKKIAVVGAGPAGLAAATVAAERGHQVTLFDSASEIGGQFNIAKRVPGKEEFFETLRYFKRKLQTTHVELCLNTRADVAQLAAGGYDEIILATGIAPRTPAIPGIDNAKVLSYLDVILERKPVGKRVAVIGAGGIGFDVSEFLVHQGVSTSLDREAFWKEWGIDTQLQARGGVAGIKPQPHAPAREVFLLQRKTSKVGDGLGKTTGWIHRAGLKNKQVQMLNSVEYLKIDDAGLHIRIGAEGEPQLLAVDNIVICAGQDPLRELQDGLVTAGQNVHLIGGADVAAELDAKRAINQGSRLAAEL from the coding sequence ATGACCGCTGCTGCCTACCCGCATCTGCTGGCCCCGTTGGACCTGGGTTTTACCACCTTGCGCAACCGTACCCTGATGGGTTCGATGCACACCGGCCTGGAAGAGAAACCCGGCGGTTTCGAACGCATGGCTGCCTATTTTGCCGAGCGCGCCCGGGGCGGCGTGGGCCTGATGGTCACCGGCGGCATCGGCCCGAATGACGAGGGCGGGGTGTACGCCGGCGCAGCTAAGCTGACCACCGAGGAAGAAGCACAAAAACACAAGATCGTGACCCAGGCGGTGCACGCGGCGGGTGGCAAGATCTGCATGCAGATTCTCCACGCCGGCCGATATGCCTACAGCCCCAAACAGGTCGCGCCGAGTGCGATCCAGGCGCCGATCAACCCGTTCAAGCCCAAGGAGCTGGACGAGGAGGGCATCGAGAAACAAATCCAGGATTTCGTCACCTGCTCGCTGCTGGCCCAGGTCGCCGAGTACGACGGCGTGGAAATCATGGGGTCCGAAGGTTACTTCATTAACCAGTTCCTCGCGGCCCACACCAACCACCGCACCGACCGCTGGGGCGGCAGCTACGAAAATCGCATGCGCCTGGCCGTGGAAATCGTGCGCCGGGTGCGTGAAGCCGTGGGCCCGAATTTCATCATTATTTTCCGCCTGTCGATGCTCGACCTGGTGGAAGGCGGCAGCACCTGGGAAGAGATCGTGCAGTTGGCCAAGGCCATCGAAGGCGCCGGTGCGACGATCATCAACACCGGCATCGGCTGGCACGAAGCGCGCATCCCGACGATTGCAACCAAGGTGCCGCGTGGCGCGTTCAGTAAAGTCACCGCCAAGCTGCGCGGTGCGGTGCAGATTCCGCTGATCACCACCAACCGCATCAACACCCCGGAAATCGCCGAGCAGATTCTTGCCGAGGGTGATGCCGACATGGTCTCCATGGCGCGCCCGTTCCTGGCCGACCCGGAGTTCGTCAACAAGGCCGCCGCCGGTCGCGCCGATGAGATCAATACCTGCATCGGCTGCAACCAGGCGTGCCTGGACCACACCTTTGGCGGCAAGCTGACCACCTGCCTGGTCAACCCACGGGCGTGCTACGAAACCGAGCTCAACTACCTGCCGGTCAAGCAGATCAAGAAGATCGCCGTGGTCGGTGCCGGTCCTGCCGGCCTGGCCGCCGCAACGGTGGCCGCCGAGCGTGGCCACCAAGTGACGTTGTTCGACTCCGCCAGCGAGATCGGCGGCCAGTTCAACATCGCCAAGCGGGTGCCGGGCAAAGAGGAGTTTTTCGAAACCCTGCGCTACTTCAAGCGCAAATTGCAGACCACCCATGTGGAGCTGTGCCTCAACACCCGCGCGGACGTGGCGCAACTGGCGGCGGGCGGTTATGACGAGATCATCCTGGCCACCGGTATCGCACCGCGCACCCCAGCGATCCCGGGGATCGACAACGCCAAGGTGCTGAGCTACCTGGATGTGATCCTGGAGCGCAAGCCGGTCGGCAAGCGCGTGGCGGTGATTGGCGCCGGCGGTATCGGTTTTGACGTGTCGGAATTCCTCGTGCATCAGGGCGTGTCTACCAGCCTGGACCGCGAAGCGTTCTGGAAGGAATGGGGCATCGACACCCAGCTGCAAGCCCGTGGTGGCGTGGCCGGGATCAAGCCTCAGCCGCATGCCCCGGCGCGTGAAGTGTTCCTGCTGCAACGCAAGACTTCCAAGGTCGGCGACGGCCTGGGCAAGACCACCGGCTGGATCCACCGCGCCGGGTTGAAGAACAAGCAGGTGCAAATGCTCAACAGCGTCGAGTACCTGAAGATCGACGATGCGGGCCTGCACATCCGCATTGGCGCTGAAGGTGAACCCCAGCTGCTGGCGGTGGACAACATCGTCATTTGCGCCGGCCAGGACCCGTTGCGCGAACTGCAGGACGGCCTGGTCACCGCCGGCCAGAACGTGCACCTGATCGGCGGCGCCGATGTGGCGGCCGAGCTGGACGCCAAGCGCGCCATCAACCAGGGCTCGCGCCTCGCCGCCGAGCTGTAA
- a CDS encoding carbon-nitrogen hydrolase family protein → MRKLLAFTVSLALVAAIAAYLVWTQERPVAHYLSDLRITLAVNEGLPADRGNLLGIQPELFPADYQSLERLHLKLAAYLQKARDQGLINNKTIVVLPEHIGTWLMLTGEKNEVYQALHVKDAMNWLSVSNPLLFARAWISATGDNRTDDAYLRMKASGMARDYQLLFGGLAKEFGVTLVAGSITLPNPTVSQGQLQVGHGALYNASVVFAADGLPIGDPQRQLYPIYDERGFIKPGDENIVSVVDTPAGRLGVLVGSDSWYPDNYRKLNEQGAQLIAVPAFVLGRDTWDRPWRGFKSVSTPTEISLKPEELSEGEAWRRLTLISQQPISQASAGMSVFLRGQFWDLGTAGHSFLSSNGQISADGEARGARLLNIWL, encoded by the coding sequence ATGCGTAAACTTCTTGCTTTTACCGTCTCCCTGGCGCTGGTTGCCGCCATCGCCGCGTATCTGGTCTGGACCCAGGAGCGCCCCGTGGCGCATTACCTGTCGGATCTGCGGATCACTCTCGCCGTCAACGAAGGCCTGCCTGCCGACCGCGGCAACCTGCTGGGCATCCAGCCGGAGCTGTTTCCCGCCGACTACCAGAGCCTGGAACGCCTGCACCTGAAGCTCGCGGCCTACCTGCAAAAGGCCCGGGACCAGGGGCTGATCAACAACAAGACCATCGTGGTGCTGCCCGAACACATCGGCACCTGGCTGATGCTCACCGGCGAAAAGAACGAGGTGTACCAGGCGCTCCATGTCAAGGATGCGATGAACTGGCTGTCGGTCAGCAACCCGCTGCTCTTCGCCCGTGCCTGGATCAGCGCCACCGGCGACAACCGCACCGACGACGCCTACCTGCGCATGAAAGCCTCGGGCATGGCGCGGGACTACCAGCTGTTGTTCGGCGGCCTGGCCAAGGAGTTCGGCGTTACGTTGGTGGCCGGCTCCATCACCCTGCCGAACCCGACCGTGAGCCAGGGTCAACTGCAGGTCGGCCATGGCGCCTTGTATAACGCCAGCGTGGTGTTTGCCGCCGACGGCTTGCCGATCGGCGATCCGCAGCGCCAGCTCTACCCGATCTACGATGAGCGCGGCTTCATCAAGCCTGGCGATGAAAACATCGTCAGCGTGGTCGACACTCCTGCCGGGCGCCTGGGGGTGCTGGTCGGCAGCGACAGCTGGTACCCGGACAACTACCGCAAGCTCAACGAACAAGGCGCGCAATTGATCGCGGTGCCAGCCTTTGTGCTGGGTCGCGATACCTGGGACCGTCCGTGGCGCGGCTTCAAAAGCGTGTCCACCCCGACCGAAATCAGCCTCAAGCCCGAAGAACTCAGTGAGGGCGAAGCCTGGCGCCGTCTTACGCTGATCAGCCAGCAGCCGATCAGCCAGGCCAGCGCCGGCATGAGCGTGTTCCTGCGCGGGCAGTTCTGGGACCTGGGCACCGCCGGGCACAGCTTTCTCAGCAGCAACGGGCAAATCAGCGCCGATGGCGAGGCCCGTGGTGCGCGCTTGTTGAATATCTGGTTGTGA
- a CDS encoding AraC family transcriptional regulator, translating into MKPVRLGDLSVGFVHSLADAIHSHGLDPQPLLLQYGLDPARLAEAGARLSIPRYMRLGHAAIQLTGDPGLGLRMGQLSRLSQAGLAGVTAAQAPTVREAARALTRFEALYGSNYRGQSSFVEDAEGAWLRFYSISPYNAYNRFVVDSIIAGWLQQLSSLARQPVQAQRIDIEFEAPEYSERYDALGDVHFGADANQLRLDQHTLALRNPQHCPSTWNLLVQLCERELEQLTRTRSLRERITRLLGPMLNGGREPDLEEVAARLKLPTWTLRRKLADEGTQFRAILNDTRRDLAMTYIRDTELAFGEIAYLLGFASAQAFQRAFRRWNNQTPGEFRRSQRHSA; encoded by the coding sequence GTGAAACCGGTACGGCTGGGGGACCTGTCTGTGGGCTTCGTGCACAGCCTGGCCGATGCCATTCACAGCCATGGCCTGGACCCGCAACCGCTGCTGCTGCAATACGGTCTCGACCCGGCGCGTCTCGCCGAAGCCGGTGCACGCCTGTCGATCCCGCGCTACATGCGCCTGGGCCACGCGGCCATCCAGCTTACCGGCGACCCGGGCCTGGGCCTGCGCATGGGCCAGCTCAGCCGCTTGAGCCAGGCGGGGCTCGCCGGCGTCACTGCCGCCCAGGCGCCCACTGTGCGGGAGGCGGCGCGCGCGCTGACCCGCTTCGAGGCACTCTACGGCTCCAACTATCGCGGGCAGTCGAGCTTCGTCGAGGATGCCGAGGGTGCCTGGCTGCGCTTCTACTCCATCAGCCCCTACAACGCCTACAACCGCTTTGTGGTGGACTCGATCATCGCCGGCTGGCTGCAGCAGTTGTCGAGCCTGGCCCGGCAACCGGTGCAGGCGCAGCGCATCGACATTGAGTTCGAGGCACCGGAGTACAGCGAACGCTACGACGCGCTGGGAGACGTTCACTTCGGCGCCGACGCCAATCAACTGCGCCTCGACCAGCACACCCTGGCCCTGCGCAACCCGCAGCACTGCCCGAGTACCTGGAACCTGTTGGTGCAGCTGTGTGAACGAGAGTTGGAGCAACTGACCCGCACCCGCAGCCTGCGCGAGCGCATTACCCGTTTGCTCGGGCCGATGCTCAATGGCGGCCGGGAACCCGACCTGGAAGAAGTGGCGGCACGCTTGAAGCTGCCGACCTGGACGCTGCGCCGCAAACTGGCCGATGAAGGCACTCAGTTTCGCGCGATTCTCAACGATACCCGTCGCGACCTGGCCATGACCTACATCCGCGACACGGAACTGGCGTTCGGCGAGATCGCCTACTTGCTCGGTTTTGCCTCGGCCCAGGCATTTCAACGGGCCTTCAGGCGGTGGAACAACCAGACCCCAGGGGAATTTCGCCGCAGTCAGCGGCATTCCGCCTGA
- a CDS encoding transketolase-like TK C-terminal-containing protein, which produces MTAATAHAAQLCIDALSTATPASRSPLHTVISMASTLEYSRQAWVIHGQSRSRRVGNWPAWFARNAVEKPLLYLHSAHSAAQLSALSNVTRQRGILCNDSENQPSRWPKGAQPSLPLWLATHPRCTPYDPASGEEARTIVLAALRSLYVDGKPGFYYLALHDQDSAAPLSEQDREAALKGMYPLQCDGPFDVRLLGAGRALDEVVHARRLLKQDWNISAQLWSCPSYTRLAREAAAAEHWNRLHPTAPKRSCHLRDCLAGSGAPVIAVTGYPQPIVDQLAAYVDARYVALGAGSVQAAAPSRYWIVVLALKALADEGRVNALQIEKVMQRYPLK; this is translated from the coding sequence ATGACCGCCGCTACCGCACACGCCGCGCAGCTCTGTATCGACGCCTTGAGCACTGCCACCCCCGCCAGCCGGTCACCGTTGCACACCGTGATCAGCATGGCCAGCACCCTCGAATACAGCCGCCAGGCCTGGGTGATCCACGGCCAGTCGCGCTCCCGACGCGTGGGTAACTGGCCCGCCTGGTTCGCCCGCAACGCCGTGGAAAAACCCTTGCTGTACCTGCACAGCGCGCACTCGGCGGCACAGTTGAGCGCGCTATCGAACGTTACCCGGCAGCGCGGCATCCTGTGCAACGACAGTGAAAACCAGCCTTCGCGCTGGCCCAAAGGTGCACAGCCGTCCTTGCCGTTGTGGCTGGCCACTCATCCGCGCTGTACCCCGTATGACCCGGCCTCAGGGGAAGAAGCCCGTACGATTGTGCTGGCGGCGTTGCGAAGCCTGTATGTCGATGGCAAGCCCGGTTTCTATTACCTGGCGTTGCATGATCAAGACAGCGCAGCGCCCTTGAGCGAGCAGGACCGAGAGGCCGCGCTCAAGGGCATGTACCCACTCCAGTGCGACGGCCCCTTCGATGTGCGATTGCTCGGCGCAGGCCGGGCGCTTGACGAGGTAGTGCACGCCAGGCGCTTGCTCAAACAGGACTGGAACATCAGCGCGCAACTGTGGAGTTGCCCCAGCTACACACGACTGGCCCGCGAGGCAGCCGCGGCTGAGCACTGGAACCGCCTGCATCCCACAGCCCCCAAGCGCAGCTGCCATCTGCGTGACTGCCTGGCGGGAAGCGGCGCGCCGGTGATTGCCGTCACGGGCTACCCGCAACCGATTGTCGACCAGTTGGCGGCCTATGTGGATGCGCGATATGTGGCGCTGGGGGCGGGTTCAGTGCAGGCGGCGGCGCCGAGTCGGTACTGGATAGTGGTGTTGGCGCTGAAGGCGTTGGCGGATGAGGGCCGGGTTAATGCACTGCAGATAGAAAAAGTGATGCAGCGCTACCCACTGAAATGA
- a CDS encoding MarR family winged helix-turn-helix transcriptional regulator has protein sequence MSSKEPDVWFRFVRAHRTVIREIERRLAEADLPPYAWYDALWGLESGPDGTRRMHELADVLAIERYNLTRLVDRLEKDGLVVRSRSDGDGRAAFASITEAGRVLRKKMWKIYESTVDELFLSQMEPEQRQGFADALERTAGLAVEAGVQVRGRRSSKKQ, from the coding sequence ATGTCGTCGAAAGAGCCGGATGTATGGTTCCGTTTTGTCAGGGCCCACAGGACCGTCATCCGTGAAATCGAGCGTCGCCTGGCTGAGGCGGACCTGCCGCCGTACGCCTGGTACGACGCGCTATGGGGCCTGGAAAGCGGCCCCGACGGCACCCGCCGCATGCACGAATTGGCCGATGTGCTCGCCATCGAACGCTACAACCTCACGCGACTGGTCGACCGTCTGGAAAAGGACGGTCTGGTGGTGCGCTCCCGCTCCGACGGCGATGGCCGTGCGGCGTTTGCCTCGATCACCGAGGCCGGTCGGGTGCTGCGTAAAAAGATGTGGAAGATCTACGAAAGCACGGTGGATGAGTTGTTTCTGTCGCAGATGGAGCCCGAGCAGCGCCAGGGCTTTGCCGACGCGTTGGAGCGCACCGCCGGGCTGGCCGTAGAGGCCGGTGTACAGGTTCGAGGACGACGCAGCTCCAAGAAACAATAG
- the aceE gene encoding pyruvate dehydrogenase (acetyl-transferring), homodimeric type, translating to MTPNNAVRRDDDPQETREWLESIESVLSTEGRPRAHYLIDQLLDFDVARHGDFYGRVTTPYVNTIPADRQLPYPGNLAIERRTNAFIRWNAMAMVLRAGKHSGVGGHIATYASAAVLYDVGFDHFFRGRTERFDGDLVYIQGHSSPGIYGRAYLEGRISEAQLDNFRREANGDGISSYPHPRLMPDFWQFPTVSMGLGPITAAYQARFMRYLELRGLKQHQGRKVWAFLGDGEMDQPESLAAISLAGREKLDNLIFVVNCNLQRLDGPVRGNAKVIQEFESLYRAAGWNVIKVIWGGGWDALLDKDHSGLLRQRMMECVDGDYQNYKSQNGAYVREHFFGKYPELLALVADMSDDEIWKLSRGGHDPDKVYNAYAAAVRHSGQPTVILAKTVKGFGMGEAGEGQNINHQLKKMGADAVRAFRDRFGLEVADEQLADIPYLKPAADSEEARYFAARRQALGGYVPSRHSAVEPLQIPELAAFATQLKDTGERAISTTMAFVRILGTLLKDPHLGKLIVPIVPDESRTFGMESLFRQIGIHSAVGQLYTPQDAGQLSYYKESKDGQILQEGLNESGAISSWIAASTSYSNHGLMTVPFYIFYSMFGFQRVGDLAWAAGDARARGFLLGATAGRTTLMGEGLQHDDGHSHILSSVIPCCVSYDPTFAYELAVIIREGMRRMYVEQEDIYYYITLLNENYPHPAMPEGVEDGILKGMYPLKTSEQARVQLMGSGSILREVIAAGELLEHDFGVHSTVWSATSLTELRRDGHATERWNLLHPQSEPRVSYVEQRLAGQAGPVVVATDYMKLFADQIRPFVHGRRFVALGTDGFGQSDTRETLRAFFEVDRYFIALAALKALADDGVIGREKVSEAISRYGINVDKADPVAV from the coding sequence ATGACCCCGAACAACGCAGTCAGACGCGACGACGACCCACAGGAAACCCGCGAGTGGCTGGAGTCCATCGAATCGGTGCTGTCCACCGAAGGCCGGCCCCGCGCGCACTACCTGATCGATCAGTTGCTGGATTTCGACGTGGCGCGGCATGGCGACTTCTACGGGCGGGTGACCACGCCGTACGTCAATACCATCCCGGCGGACCGTCAGTTGCCCTACCCCGGCAACCTGGCCATCGAACGCCGTACCAATGCGTTTATCCGCTGGAACGCCATGGCAATGGTGCTGCGTGCAGGCAAGCACTCAGGGGTCGGTGGGCATATCGCGACCTATGCGTCAGCCGCCGTGCTGTACGACGTAGGCTTCGACCACTTCTTCCGTGGCCGTACCGAGCGCTTTGACGGCGACCTGGTGTACATCCAGGGCCACTCCTCCCCGGGCATTTATGGCCGCGCCTACCTGGAAGGCCGCATCAGCGAAGCGCAACTCGACAACTTCCGCCGTGAGGCCAATGGCGACGGTATTTCGTCCTACCCGCACCCACGGCTGATGCCGGACTTCTGGCAATTCCCCACCGTGTCCATGGGCCTCGGCCCGATCACGGCCGCTTACCAGGCGCGCTTCATGCGTTACCTGGAATTGCGTGGCCTCAAGCAACACCAGGGCCGCAAGGTCTGGGCTTTCCTCGGTGATGGCGAAATGGATCAGCCGGAATCCCTGGCCGCCATCTCCCTGGCCGGGCGCGAGAAGCTCGACAACCTGATCTTCGTGGTCAACTGCAACCTGCAACGCCTAGACGGCCCGGTACGCGGCAATGCCAAGGTGATCCAGGAGTTCGAAAGCCTATACCGCGCCGCCGGCTGGAACGTGATCAAAGTGATCTGGGGCGGCGGTTGGGATGCCCTGCTGGACAAAGACCACAGCGGCCTGCTGCGCCAACGCATGATGGAATGCGTGGACGGCGACTATCAGAACTACAAGTCGCAGAACGGCGCTTATGTGCGTGAACATTTCTTCGGCAAATACCCGGAGTTACTGGCATTGGTTGCGGATATGTCCGACGACGAAATCTGGAAACTCTCACGGGGCGGGCATGACCCGGACAAGGTCTACAACGCCTATGCCGCCGCTGTGCGCCATAGCGGCCAGCCTACGGTGATCCTGGCGAAAACCGTCAAGGGCTTCGGCATGGGTGAAGCCGGCGAAGGGCAGAACATCAACCATCAATTGAAGAAGATGGGCGCAGATGCGGTAAGGGCCTTCCGCGATCGTTTTGGCCTGGAAGTCGCGGACGAGCAACTCGCCGACATTCCCTACCTCAAGCCCGCCGCCGACAGCGAAGAAGCCCGCTACTTCGCCGCGCGCCGCCAGGCCCTGGGCGGCTATGTGCCATCACGCCACAGCGCGGTCGAACCCTTGCAGATTCCCGAACTGGCCGCCTTTGCTACCCAGCTCAAGGACACCGGCGAACGGGCGATCTCCACCACCATGGCCTTTGTGCGCATCCTCGGCACCCTGCTCAAGGACCCGCACCTGGGCAAACTGATCGTGCCTATCGTGCCGGATGAGTCGCGCACCTTTGGCATGGAAAGCCTGTTCCGTCAGATTGGCATCCACTCCGCCGTAGGCCAGCTGTACACCCCGCAGGACGCAGGGCAACTGAGCTACTACAAAGAGAGCAAGGACGGACAGATCCTGCAGGAAGGCCTGAATGAATCCGGCGCCATTTCCTCGTGGATCGCGGCCAGTACGTCCTACAGCAACCACGGCTTGATGACGGTGCCGTTCTATATCTTCTATTCGATGTTCGGTTTCCAGCGGGTCGGTGACCTGGCGTGGGCTGCCGGCGATGCCCGGGCACGCGGCTTCCTGCTGGGGGCCACCGCCGGCCGCACCACGCTGATGGGCGAAGGTTTGCAACATGATGATGGGCACAGCCATATCCTGTCGTCGGTGATTCCGTGCTGCGTGTCCTACGACCCGACCTTTGCCTACGAGCTGGCGGTGATCATTCGCGAAGGCATGCGGCGGATGTACGTGGAACAGGAGGACATCTACTACTACATCACCCTGCTCAACGAAAATTACCCGCACCCGGCGATGCCCGAAGGGGTGGAAGACGGGATTCTCAAGGGCATGTACCCGCTCAAGACCAGCGAGCAGGCCCGGGTGCAACTGATGGGCAGTGGCTCAATCCTGCGCGAGGTGATTGCGGCGGGCGAGTTGCTTGAGCACGACTTCGGCGTGCACAGCACTGTGTGGAGCGCCACCAGCCTCACCGAATTGCGCCGTGACGGGCATGCAACCGAACGCTGGAACCTGCTGCACCCGCAGAGCGAGCCAAGGGTGAGTTATGTGGAGCAACGCCTGGCCGGGCAGGCGGGCCCGGTGGTGGTGGCGACGGACTACATGAAGCTGTTCGCCGATCAGATCCGCCCCTTTGTCCATGGCCGGCGCTTTGTGGCCCTGGGCACCGACGGCTTCGGACAATCAGATACCCGTGAAACCCTGCGCGCGTTCTTCGAAGTGGACCGGTATTTCATCGCGCTGGCAGCCTTGAAGGCGTTGGCGGATGACGGCGTGATCGGTCGTGAAAAAGTCAGCGAAGCCATCAGCCGCTACGGGATCAACGTCGACAAGGCCGACCCCGTAGCGGTCTGA